The proteins below come from a single Balaenoptera acutorostrata chromosome 2, mBalAcu1.1, whole genome shotgun sequence genomic window:
- the LOC130706408 gene encoding myosin-13-like, whose product MQGTFLRIHFAATGKLVSADSETYLLEKSRVAFQLSHERGYHIFYQIMSNKKPELMDLLLISTNPFDFPFVSQGEVTVASIDDSEELLATDTGIMKEGTPLALQELPGNLVCEILIHQEMALSWNSTKEE is encoded by the exons ATGCAG GGGACGTTCCTTCGCATTCACTTTGCAGCCACAGGAAAGCTGGTGTCAGCGGACAGTGAAACCT ATCTCTTAGAAAAATCCAGGGTGGCATTTCAGTTATCCCATGAGAGAGGCTATCATATTTTTTACCAAATCATGTCAAACAAGAAGCCGGAACTTATGG ACCTGCTTCTCATTTCAACCAACCCCTTTGACTTCCCCTTTGTGAGCCAAGGAGAGGTCACCGTGGCCAGTATTGATGACAGTGAGGAACTGTTGGCCACTGAT ACAGGTATAATGAAGGAAGGAACCCCTCTGGCCCTCCAGGAGTTGCCTGGGAACCTAGTCTGCGAAATACTTATACATCAAGAGATGGCTCTGAGCTGGAATTCTACAAAAGAAGAGTAG